The Lacrimispora xylanolytica genome has a segment encoding these proteins:
- a CDS encoding ABC-F family ATP-binding cassette domain-containing protein produces MILSCSNISKAFGSNEVIKHASFHIEEHEKAAIVGINGAGKSTLLKIIIGEMPSDEGEVVISKGKTMGYLSQHQDLSGERTVFEEVLEIKRPIIEMEAKIRQMELDMKHLTGDALNDMLSSYSRLNHEFEQQNGYAYQSEVTGVLKGLGFAEEDFKKPVSALSGGQKTRVALGRLLLSKPDIILLDEPTNHLDMESIAWLEGYLINYDGSVIIVAHDRYFLDRVVTKIVELDNGIMSVYQGNYTDYSGKRAMIREAKMKAYLNQQQEIKHQEEVITKLKSFNREKSIRRAESREKMLDKIERLDKPSEVNDEMKIRLEPNIISGNDVLTVRDLKKAFDQNLLFDHVDFEIKRGERVAIIGGNGTGKTTILKMLNGILGADQGEIVLGSKVHIGYYDQEHQVLHMDKTLFDELQDTYPSMNNTQIRNILAAFLFTGDDVYKRVKDLSGGERGRVSLAKLMLSEANFLILDEPTNHLDITSKEILEEALNNYTGTVLYVSHDRYFINRTATRILDLTNQTMVNYIGNYDYYLEKRELMTSLYAASPVTADDTREDTSETKLDWKAQKEEQARLRKRQNELKKIEEEIHKLETRDGEIDQLLVKEEIFTDVPKLMELNQEKDAIGKQLESLYQQWEELAE; encoded by the coding sequence ATGATTTTGTCATGCAGTAACATAAGCAAAGCATTTGGAAGCAATGAAGTCATAAAGCACGCTTCCTTTCATATAGAGGAGCACGAAAAAGCAGCAATTGTTGGAATCAACGGCGCTGGAAAATCTACTCTATTAAAAATCATCATTGGAGAGATGCCTTCCGATGAAGGAGAGGTTGTCATCTCCAAAGGGAAAACCATGGGATACTTATCCCAGCATCAGGACCTTTCTGGTGAGCGCACTGTTTTTGAAGAGGTCCTTGAAATCAAACGGCCCATTATTGAGATGGAAGCCAAAATCCGCCAGATGGAACTGGATATGAAACATCTTACAGGTGATGCGCTTAATGATATGCTATCCTCCTACAGCCGGCTGAATCATGAATTTGAACAGCAAAACGGTTACGCCTATCAAAGTGAGGTTACCGGTGTATTAAAGGGACTTGGATTTGCCGAGGAAGATTTCAAAAAACCTGTCAGTGCTTTATCTGGTGGACAAAAGACCCGTGTTGCTTTAGGACGTCTTCTTCTGTCTAAGCCGGATATCATACTCCTTGACGAGCCCACCAACCATCTGGATATGGAATCCATTGCCTGGCTGGAGGGCTATCTCATCAACTATGACGGCAGCGTAATCATCGTTGCCCATGACCGTTACTTCTTAGACCGTGTGGTTACAAAAATTGTTGAGCTTGATAATGGCATTATGAGTGTTTATCAGGGAAACTATACGGATTACAGCGGCAAAAGAGCCATGATCCGGGAAGCAAAGATGAAAGCCTATCTCAATCAGCAGCAGGAAATCAAACATCAGGAAGAAGTAATCACCAAATTAAAATCCTTTAACAGGGAAAAATCCATCCGCCGTGCAGAAAGCCGGGAAAAGATGCTGGATAAAATAGAACGCCTGGATAAGCCCAGCGAAGTAAATGATGAGATGAAAATCAGGCTGGAGCCCAATATCATCAGCGGAAATGATGTTTTGACCGTACGGGATCTAAAAAAAGCCTTTGACCAGAATCTCCTGTTCGATCACGTGGATTTTGAGATCAAGCGTGGAGAACGGGTTGCCATCATCGGCGGCAACGGCACAGGAAAAACAACTATTTTAAAGATGCTCAATGGCATTCTGGGCGCAGACCAGGGTGAAATTGTATTAGGCTCCAAGGTACATATCGGGTACTATGACCAGGAGCACCAGGTTCTTCATATGGATAAAACTCTATTTGATGAGCTTCAGGATACGTATCCTTCCATGAATAATACCCAGATCAGAAACATACTGGCTGCCTTCTTATTTACCGGTGACGATGTGTATAAGCGGGTCAAGGACTTAAGCGGAGGAGAACGGGGACGAGTCTCTCTTGCAAAGCTTATGCTTTCTGAGGCCAACTTCCTCATCCTTGATGAGCCTACCAACCATCTGGATATTACCTCAAAGGAGATTCTTGAGGAAGCACTGAACAATTATACAGGAACTGTACTTTACGTATCCCATGACCGTTATTTCATTAACCGGACCGCTACAAGGATCCTCGACTTAACCAACCAGACTATGGTAAATTATATCGGTAATTACGATTATTATCTGGAAAAAAGAGAACTGATGACAAGCCTTTATGCGGCATCCCCTGTAACAGCTGATGATACCAGGGAAGATACCTCTGAAACAAAGCTGGACTGGAAGGCTCAAAAAGAAGAACAGGCCCGCTTAAGAAAGCGCCAGAACGAGCTTAAGAAGATTGAGGAAGAGATTCACAAGCTGGAGACCAGGGATGGAGAAATCGACCAGCTTCTTGTTAAAGAAGAAATTTTTACTGATGTACCAAAGCTTATGGAACTGAATCAGGAAAAAGATGCCATCGGAAAACAGCTGGAGTCGTTATATCAGCAGTGGGAGGAACTGGCGGAATAA
- a CDS encoding NADPH-dependent oxidoreductase — protein sequence MNETIKLIQDHRSIRSFLDKEVDDAVIDEILRSAQAMPNSINGQQTSVIVIKDKDTKKKIAEYTGNQTWIENAPVFLLFLIDFYKTKLAAEKNGLTQAIHESVEGTMVGTFDAGLQMGAAIISAESLGLGIVPIGGVRKNPAELIELLKLPEYTYPAVGLALGYPKDHSHKKPRLPFDTFKHEEFYHTSGLLESMEQYDKNMEDYLKEIGREQEGNWSKFTSSIYQSIYYPEVYPTLKKQKFLNDK from the coding sequence ATGAACGAGACAATCAAATTAATTCAGGACCACAGATCCATAAGAAGCTTTCTTGACAAGGAGGTTGACGATGCAGTAATTGATGAAATTTTAAGATCAGCTCAGGCTATGCCAAATTCCATCAATGGGCAGCAGACTTCTGTCATTGTAATAAAAGACAAAGATACCAAGAAAAAAATAGCTGAGTATACAGGAAACCAGACCTGGATTGAGAATGCTCCTGTATTTTTACTGTTTCTTATTGATTTTTACAAGACAAAATTAGCTGCTGAGAAGAATGGTCTTACACAAGCGATCCATGAAAGTGTAGAGGGAACCATGGTTGGAACCTTTGATGCAGGACTCCAGATGGGAGCTGCTATTATTTCGGCAGAATCTCTGGGACTTGGAATCGTTCCCATTGGTGGGGTGCGAAAGAATCCAGCAGAGCTGATTGAATTATTAAAGCTTCCGGAATACACATATCCTGCCGTTGGTCTTGCTTTAGGATATCCGAAGGATCATTCTCATAAGAAGCCAAGGCTTCCCTTTGATACCTTTAAGCACGAGGAATTCTATCATACCAGTGGTCTTTTAGAGTCCATGGAACAGTATGATAAAAATATGGAAGACTACTTAAAAGAGATAGGCCGGGAGCAGGAAGGGAACTGGAGCAAGTTCACCTCCAGTATTTACCAGAGCATATACTATCCAGAGGTGTATCCGACTTTGAAGAAACAGAAATTTTTGAATGATAAATAG
- a CDS encoding DUF1304 domain-containing protein, with amino-acid sequence MALLTKALIAVIAAEHLYILWVEMFAWTTTGKRIFTSIDHTLFEKTKGLAANQGLYNGFLSAGLIWSLFIGDPVWASNIAVFFLLCVVIAGSYGALTSSKSIFFKQALPALLVLLGVLLIP; translated from the coding sequence ATGGCATTGTTAACAAAAGCATTAATAGCTGTCATTGCAGCAGAGCATTTGTACATTCTTTGGGTAGAAATGTTTGCATGGACAACAACCGGTAAGCGTATATTTACCTCTATAGACCATACGCTTTTTGAAAAGACAAAGGGTCTTGCGGCAAATCAGGGATTGTATAATGGATTTTTGTCTGCCGGCCTTATTTGGTCCTTATTCATTGGGGATCCCGTATGGGCGTCGAACATCGCAGTATTTTTCCTGTTATGCGTCGTCATTGCCGGAAGCTACGGTGCTCTGACTTCCTCAAAGTCAATCTTTTTCAAACAGGCACTGCCGGCACTTTTGGTACTATTAGGAGTTTTATTAATCCCGTAA
- a CDS encoding N-acetylmuramoyl-L-alanine amidase family protein → MKKTWITMSVCILISLGCVTVSAAEETDSIPLSDQSLAPETEWNWHKDFDGWKYVDSQGGFKRNTWESINGSWYYFDNDGYMATDWLKIKGVEYCFAETGEQEIGWCYNEDDEKWHYYGKDGKAQKGWFEDDDGSWYWFSTKGEMASSGYKNISGNRYYFFDNGQMAANQYVGLAYMDEKGIRNRELDIIVKAKKSSYSLPADVKEAFTESSKNVPRQWVKKFVDQGWQILYYPDKQYFEAPMTGNGIYYVGHKLDINYKKIKICNPGELSEAFGEYIGYASGCYKSNSKSGTDLMMYRDLLEDFVYVPDYYSDDMTFYFGKLLGAYVESPYTRSEMEAAAPEAIRILKDILYQQKID, encoded by the coding sequence TTGAAGAAAACATGGATAACGATGTCTGTCTGTATCCTCATAAGCCTGGGTTGTGTCACGGTATCTGCCGCAGAGGAAACAGATTCTATACCATTAAGCGACCAATCTTTGGCTCCGGAAACAGAGTGGAACTGGCATAAGGATTTTGATGGTTGGAAATACGTAGATAGCCAGGGAGGCTTTAAAAGGAATACCTGGGAAAGTATAAACGGCAGCTGGTATTATTTTGACAACGATGGTTATATGGCTACGGACTGGCTGAAGATCAAGGGAGTGGAGTACTGCTTTGCTGAAACCGGGGAGCAGGAGATTGGCTGGTGCTACAATGAAGATGATGAAAAGTGGCATTATTACGGTAAGGATGGGAAGGCGCAAAAAGGCTGGTTTGAGGATGACGACGGCAGCTGGTATTGGTTCTCTACAAAAGGAGAGATGGCTTCCTCCGGTTATAAGAACATATCTGGAAATCGTTACTATTTTTTCGATAACGGGCAAATGGCTGCCAATCAGTATGTAGGACTTGCCTATATGGATGAGAAGGGGATACGAAACCGGGAGCTGGATATCATTGTAAAGGCGAAGAAAAGCTCTTATAGTCTGCCTGCCGATGTAAAAGAGGCATTTACAGAATCCTCTAAAAACGTTCCAAGACAGTGGGTCAAGAAGTTTGTTGACCAGGGCTGGCAGATTCTTTATTATCCGGATAAGCAGTATTTTGAAGCGCCAATGACAGGAAACGGCATCTATTACGTAGGTCATAAGCTGGATATCAATTATAAAAAGATTAAGATCTGCAACCCGGGTGAGCTTTCCGAGGCATTCGGTGAGTATATCGGTTATGCTTCTGGCTGTTATAAAAGTAACAGCAAATCAGGCACGGATCTTATGATGTATCGTGATCTATTGGAGGATTTTGTTTACGTACCGGATTACTATTCCGATGATATGACATTTTATTTTGGTAAGCTGTTAGGCGCCTATGTGGAATCCCCTTACACAAGATCGGAGATGGAGGCGGCAGCTCCGGAGGCAATTCGCATATTAAAAGACATTTTGTATCAGCAGAAAATAGATTGA
- a CDS encoding divalent metal cation transporter produces MAHIFGVVVISIAIILVGAIVMNPTGATINAPADLAAMLIPVLGNAAPFVMGIALLSAAFSAILGNTARGVVLFSAGVNQPTALDGKNIKIGSMIVLAIGTAICFSYGKSPVQLIYLSNVATGVATPVAGLFITRMIWRKDINRGIKEPRALQICMTISYIFYLFVTIYALAGAVPKFIHSMAALF; encoded by the coding sequence ATGGCACATATTTTTGGAGTTGTCGTTATCAGTATTGCAATTATCCTGGTTGGCGCCATCGTCATGAATCCCACGGGAGCCACCATTAACGCTCCGGCTGATCTGGCCGCTATGCTGATTCCGGTACTGGGAAATGCAGCTCCGTTTGTTATGGGGATTGCCCTCCTTTCCGCAGCGTTCTCCGCTATTTTAGGAAATACTGCAAGAGGAGTTGTGCTGTTTAGTGCAGGTGTGAATCAGCCAACGGCATTGGATGGAAAAAACATTAAAATTGGTTCCATGATTGTTCTTGCCATTGGTACGGCCATTTGTTTCAGCTATGGAAAATCTCCGGTACAATTGATCTATTTATCCAATGTTGCCACTGGGGTAGCAACACCTGTTGCAGGATTATTTATTACAAGGATGATCTGGAGAAAGGATATTAACCGTGGGATTAAAGAACCAAGGGCACTACAGATCTGTATGACTATCAGCTACATATTCTATTTATTTGTGACCATATATGCTTTAGCTGGTGCAGTACCAAAATTTATCCATTCTATGGCAGCACTATTCTAA
- a CDS encoding divalent metal cation transporter, giving the protein MFFTIGNISGIGAGMNLIFGINWKLGAVIIMAAVIFCYFSKNVYNKIEKGIMVALCAMTIAFLVVLVMSGGPDTRETARGLIQWKFPAGSLPVIIGFIGSSASLTTGIYGTYFWSCRYQYCNYPGWRHRHESHGSHH; this is encoded by the coding sequence ATGTTTTTTACAATAGGAAACATCTCTGGCATCGGAGCCGGAATGAATTTGATTTTCGGAATCAACTGGAAGCTGGGTGCTGTTATTATCATGGCCGCTGTAATATTCTGCTATTTTTCCAAGAATGTTTATAACAAGATAGAAAAAGGAATTATGGTCGCACTATGTGCTATGACAATTGCTTTTCTGGTTGTTTTAGTAATGTCTGGGGGGCCTGATACCAGAGAAACAGCCAGAGGACTTATTCAGTGGAAGTTCCCAGCGGGGAGTCTTCCGGTGATCATTGGATTCATTGGTTCCAGTGCCTCGTTAACCACTGGAATTTATGGCACATATTTTTGGAGTTGTCGTTATCAGTATTGCAATTATCCTGGTTGGCGCCATCGTCATGAATCCCACGGGAGCCACCATTAA
- a CDS encoding adenylosuccinate synthase, whose amino-acid sequence MVRAIVGANWGDEGKGKITDMLAKESDIIVRYQGGSNAGHTIINNYGKFALHLLPSGVFYNHTTSIIGNGVALNIPFLVKEVGDLVSKGVPRPQVLVSDRAQILMPYHILFDQYEEERLGKQSFGSTKSGIAPFYSDKYAKIGFQVSELFDEEALKEKVVRVCETKNILLEHLYHKPLINPDELLATLLEYREMVEPFVCDVSKYLHDAIKEGKSILLEGQLGSLKDTDHGIYPMVTSSSTLAAYGAIGAGIPPYEIKNITTVVKAYSSAVGAGAFVSEIFGEEADELRKRGGDGGEFGATTGRPRRMGWFDAVASRYGCRIQGATEVALTVLDVLGYLDELPVCIGYEIDGEITKDFPTTSKLNKAKPVYTTLPGWKCEIRGITKYEELPENCRKYIEFIEKELETPITMVSNGPGRDEIIYRK is encoded by the coding sequence ATGGTAAGAGCAATCGTAGGCGCCAACTGGGGCGACGAAGGAAAAGGCAAGATTACAGACATGCTGGCAAAGGAATCTGATATTATTGTACGTTACCAGGGAGGTAGCAACGCTGGTCATACAATTATCAATAATTATGGCAAGTTCGCGCTACACCTTCTGCCTTCCGGCGTATTCTACAATCATACAACAAGCATCATTGGCAATGGTGTTGCATTAAACATTCCGTTTCTTGTAAAGGAAGTGGGTGATCTGGTAAGCAAGGGCGTTCCAAGACCACAGGTACTTGTATCTGACCGCGCACAGATTCTGATGCCATACCACATTCTCTTTGATCAGTATGAAGAAGAGCGTCTTGGTAAACAGTCTTTTGGTTCTACGAAATCAGGAATTGCTCCATTTTATTCAGATAAATACGCAAAGATCGGTTTTCAGGTAAGCGAGTTGTTTGATGAGGAAGCGTTAAAAGAAAAAGTAGTTCGTGTATGTGAAACAAAAAATATTCTTTTAGAGCATTTATATCATAAGCCATTGATTAATCCAGACGAATTGCTCGCGACTCTTTTAGAGTATCGCGAGATGGTAGAACCGTTCGTATGCGATGTATCCAAGTATCTTCATGATGCAATTAAGGAAGGAAAGAGCATTCTTTTGGAAGGCCAGCTTGGATCATTAAAGGATACGGATCATGGAATCTATCCGATGGTAACCTCTTCCTCCACCCTTGCAGCTTATGGTGCTATTGGTGCTGGAATTCCTCCATATGAAATCAAAAATATCACTACCGTTGTTAAGGCATATTCCAGTGCAGTTGGTGCCGGCGCATTTGTCAGTGAGATTTTTGGTGAGGAAGCGGATGAACTGAGAAAAAGAGGCGGAGATGGCGGCGAATTTGGCGCGACCACAGGACGCCCTAGACGTATGGGCTGGTTTGATGCCGTTGCTTCCAGATATGGATGCCGGATTCAGGGAGCTACAGAGGTTGCTTTAACAGTACTCGATGTATTGGGTTATCTTGATGAGCTTCCAGTATGTATCGGATATGAGATTGACGGTGAAATCACAAAGGATTTCCCAACAACCTCTAAGCTTAACAAAGCGAAGCCAGTATACACCACACTTCCTGGCTGGAAATGTGAGATTCGTGGAATTACAAAATACGAAGAGCTTCCGGAAAACTGTAGAAAATACATCGAATTCATTGAAAAGGAACTGGAGACACCAATTACTATGGTTTCAAATGGTCCTGGAAGAGATGAGATTATTTATCGTAAGTAA
- a CDS encoding LysR family transcriptional regulator produces the protein MSINLEYYKVFYYVAQLGSITLAAEKLCISQPAVSQAVRQLEQALDSQLFLRTSKGVRLTREGEFFYDYVKTGLDSIWHGENMLSRMKGLDTGEVRIGASDMTLQFYLLPYLEKFHELHPGIKVTVSNGPTSETLRFLYEGKIDFGVVSTPFDARPEVISTPVKEIENVFVAGDKFRYLKGKKLNYEDLKELPCIFLEKNTSTRAFMDGFLAERGVELEPEFELSTSDMIVQFAMRNLGIGCVMSGFAKVELERGNLIQLKFQEEMPKRHFSIITDKKTPVSPAGKGLLQLMNNDIS, from the coding sequence ATGAGCATTAATCTGGAATACTATAAAGTGTTTTATTATGTGGCTCAACTGGGAAGTATAACATTGGCAGCAGAAAAGCTGTGCATCTCCCAGCCGGCGGTTAGTCAGGCGGTGAGACAATTGGAGCAGGCCTTAGACAGCCAGCTTTTTTTAAGGACCTCGAAAGGTGTCCGGCTGACCAGAGAAGGAGAATTTTTCTACGATTATGTGAAAACCGGTTTGGACAGCATCTGGCATGGGGAGAATATGCTTAGCCGTATGAAGGGGCTGGATACCGGTGAGGTGCGAATTGGGGCTAGCGATATGACCCTGCAATTTTATCTGCTTCCATATCTCGAAAAGTTCCATGAGCTTCATCCTGGAATTAAGGTAACGGTATCCAACGGACCAACCTCGGAAACCCTTCGCTTTCTCTATGAGGGAAAAATTGATTTTGGAGTGGTGAGTACTCCTTTTGATGCAAGACCTGAGGTCATTTCCACCCCAGTAAAGGAAATAGAGAATGTTTTTGTAGCTGGAGATAAGTTTCGGTATTTGAAAGGGAAAAAGCTTAACTATGAAGACTTAAAAGAACTTCCTTGTATTTTTCTGGAGAAAAATACGAGTACAAGAGCGTTTATGGATGGATTCCTGGCGGAGAGAGGTGTGGAGCTGGAACCGGAATTTGAACTGTCCACCAGTGATATGATCGTACAGTTTGCCATGCGAAACCTTGGGATTGGTTGTGTGATGTCGGGATTTGCAAAGGTGGAGCTGGAACGGGGAAATCTGATACAATTAAAGTTTCAGGAGGAAATGCCCAAGCGTCATTTTTCCATTATTACAGATAAAAAAACGCCTGTGTCACCGGCTGGCAAGGGGCTATTGCAGCTCATGAATAATGATATAAGCTAA
- the purB gene encoding adenylosuccinate lyase, with the protein MTDRYQSPLSERYASKEMQYIFSPDKKFKTWRKLWIALAEAEKELGLPVTEEQIEELKAHQDEINYDVARQREKEVRHDVMSHVYAYGVQCPKAKGIIHLGATSCYVGDNTDIIVMAEALKLVRTKLINVIGELAKFADEYKELPTLAFTHFQPAQPTTVGKRATLWIHDLTMDLEDLDFLLDSIRLLGSKGTTGTQASFLELFDGDMEKVKMVDILIADKMGYAGCYPVSGQTYSRKVDSRVVNVLAGIAQSAHKFSNDIRLLQHLKEIEEPFEKSQIGSSAMAYKRNPMRSERIASLSNYVMADVMNPMLVSSTQWFERTLDDSANKRLSIPEGFLAIDGILDLYLNVVDGLVVYPKVIEKHMMAELPFMATENIMMDAVKAGGDRQELHERIRELSMEAGRNVKERGLDNNLLELIAADPTFNLTLEDLNKSMEMKKYVGCAPYQVSNYLEEIINPLLEKNKEILGMTAEINV; encoded by the coding sequence ATGACAGATCGTTACCAAAGCCCGCTGTCTGAGCGATATGCCAGCAAAGAGATGCAGTACATTTTTTCACCGGATAAGAAATTTAAGACATGGAGAAAGCTCTGGATTGCACTTGCGGAAGCAGAAAAAGAACTGGGTCTTCCAGTAACGGAAGAACAGATAGAAGAGTTAAAGGCGCACCAGGATGAGATTAATTATGATGTGGCCAGACAAAGGGAAAAAGAGGTCCGTCATGATGTTATGTCCCATGTTTACGCATATGGTGTTCAGTGTCCTAAGGCAAAGGGCATCATTCATTTAGGAGCAACATCCTGCTACGTTGGGGATAATACGGATATTATTGTAATGGCAGAGGCCCTTAAGCTTGTGAGAACGAAGCTGATTAATGTAATTGGAGAGTTAGCAAAATTTGCAGATGAATACAAAGAACTGCCTACCCTGGCATTTACTCATTTCCAGCCGGCACAGCCAACCACAGTAGGAAAGCGTGCCACTCTTTGGATTCATGATTTGACCATGGATTTAGAAGACTTAGATTTTCTATTAGATTCCATTCGTCTTCTTGGTTCCAAAGGAACGACAGGAACGCAGGCAAGTTTTTTAGAGCTGTTTGACGGAGATATGGAAAAGGTAAAGATGGTGGATATCCTGATAGCGGATAAGATGGGATATGCCGGCTGCTATCCGGTTTCCGGACAGACCTATTCCAGAAAAGTGGACAGCCGTGTGGTCAATGTGTTAGCAGGGATTGCTCAGAGCGCCCATAAATTTTCCAACGACATCCGTCTGTTACAGCATTTAAAGGAAATTGAAGAGCCTTTTGAGAAGAGCCAGATTGGTTCTTCTGCCATGGCATATAAAAGAAACCCGATGAGAAGCGAGAGAATTGCATCCCTTTCCAACTATGTAATGGCAGATGTGATGAACCCAATGCTTGTTTCTTCCACTCAGTGGTTTGAACGTACTCTTGACGATTCTGCCAACAAACGCCTTAGCATTCCAGAAGGATTTTTGGCCATTGACGGAATTTTAGATCTTTACTTAAATGTTGTGGATGGACTTGTTGTTTATCCAAAAGTAATCGAAAAGCATATGATGGCAGAACTTCCATTTATGGCAACAGAAAACATTATGATGGACGCTGTAAAGGCTGGAGGAGACCGCCAGGAGCTTCATGAGAGAATCCGTGAGTTATCCATGGAAGCGGGACGTAATGTAAAAGAGCGTGGTCTTGACAATAATCTTCTGGAGCTGATTGCAGCAGATCCTACCTTTAATCTGACGCTTGAAGATTTAAATAAGAGCATGGAGATGAAAAAATACGTTGGCTGTGCCCCATATCAGGTATCCAACTATCTGGAGGAGATTATCAATCCTCTTCTTGAGAAGAATAAAGAGATCCTTGGTATGACAGCAGAAATTAACGTGTAG
- the purF gene encoding amidophosphoribosyltransferase, which yields MSNELNFNIEEELHEECGVFGMYDFDGADVASTIYYGLFALQHRGQESCGIAVSDTEGPKGKVSAHKGMGLCNEVFTPEIVEGLHGNIGVGHVRYSTAGSSTRENAQPLVLNYVKGTLAMAHNGNLVNAPELRRELEYDGAIFQTTIDSEVIAYHIARERVKTPSVEAAVANAMKKIVGAYSLVVMSPRKLIGARDPYGFKPLCIGKRDNAYIIVSESCALDTIGAEFVRDVRPGEIVTITKEGIKSDTSLCSKDKSKEARCVFEYIYFARPDSVFDGVSVYHARISAGRALAMDSPIDADLVVGVPESGNAAALGYSLQSGIPYGTAFVKNSYVGRTFIKPKQSNRESSVRIKLNVLKEAVAGKRVIMIDDSIVRGTTSALIVNMLREAGAKEVHVRISAPPFLHPCYFGTDIPDQDQLIAHNRTVDEIRELLGADSLSYLKIERLAGMAEGLPICTACFSGNYPIEPPKEDIRGEYNK from the coding sequence ATGAGTAACGAATTGAACTTCAACATTGAGGAAGAGCTGCATGAGGAATGCGGCGTCTTCGGTATGTATGATTTTGACGGCGCTGACGTTGCATCTACCATTTATTACGGATTATTTGCTTTACAGCACAGAGGCCAGGAGAGCTGCGGAATTGCCGTCAGCGATACAGAAGGTCCCAAAGGGAAAGTAAGTGCCCATAAAGGGATGGGGTTATGTAATGAGGTATTTACTCCAGAGATAGTAGAAGGCCTTCATGGCAATATCGGAGTAGGTCATGTTCGTTATTCCACAGCAGGAAGCAGTACCAGAGAGAATGCACAGCCTCTTGTTCTTAATTATGTAAAGGGTACTCTTGCCATGGCTCATAACGGTAATCTGGTGAATGCACCGGAGCTGCGCAGAGAGCTTGAGTATGACGGAGCTATCTTCCAGACCACCATAGATTCCGAAGTAATTGCTTATCACATCGCCAGGGAGCGTGTAAAAACACCTTCTGTTGAGGCAGCTGTGGCCAATGCCATGAAAAAGATTGTGGGAGCTTATTCTCTCGTGGTAATGAGCCCACGTAAACTGATCGGGGCCAGAGATCCTTATGGTTTCAAACCATTATGTATTGGAAAGAGAGACAATGCTTATATTATCGTATCGGAAAGCTGTGCTCTTGATACCATTGGAGCTGAGTTTGTAAGGGACGTAAGGCCAGGAGAGATTGTTACCATTACAAAAGAAGGCATTAAATCGGATACCAGCCTTTGTTCAAAGGATAAATCAAAAGAAGCAAGATGCGTCTTTGAATATATTTATTTCGCAAGACCTGACAGTGTGTTTGACGGAGTCAGTGTTTATCATGCCAGAATCAGTGCAGGACGTGCCCTGGCTATGGATTCGCCTATCGATGCGGATCTTGTAGTAGGAGTGCCTGAATCCGGCAATGCAGCAGCTCTTGGCTATTCCCTTCAGTCAGGGATTCCCTATGGAACTGCATTTGTAAAGAACTCTTACGTGGGCAGAACCTTTATTAAGCCAAAGCAGAGCAACCGGGAATCCTCCGTAAGAATCAAGTTAAATGTTTTAAAAGAGGCGGTGGCAGGGAAACGTGTCATAATGATTGACGATTCCATTGTAAGAGGCACCACCAGTGCACTTATCGTCAATATGCTTCGGGAAGCAGGTGCAAAAGAAGTACATGTTCGGATCAGTGCTCCTCCGTTTCTACACCCATGTTACTTTGGAACCGACATTCCAGACCAGGACCAGCTCATTGCCCATAACCGGACCGTTGATGAGATCAGGGAGCTTTTGGGAGCGGATTCTCTTTCTTATTTGAAGATTGAGCGGCTTGCAGGCATGGCAGAAGGACTGCCTATCTGTACCGCATGCTTTAGCGGCAATTATCCCATTGAACCGCCAAAAGAGGATATCAGGGGAGAATACAACAAATAA